The Maylandia zebra isolate NMK-2024a linkage group LG4, Mzebra_GT3a, whole genome shotgun sequence genome includes a window with the following:
- the cdr2a gene encoding cerebellar degeneration-related protein 2, which yields MLTDMILEEEFEKNGESWYNQQELEHDLHLAAELGKTLLDRNHDLEQALQQMYSTNQEQLQEIEYLTKQVELLRQMNDQHAKVYEQLDTAARDLEQGNQRLVQDNRMAQHKIQNLTETIEALQTLMEDLQAQVGELKTAEAERNKRELAEQRRSLGAQSVSCLKELYDLHHDRYQANGSHLVDGLWSPYGSFQDRKKQPDPEEENAALQRSIQTLQSQIAAERSRREAAEREMELTARENSTLEQQLVQLSGYQARQKELEAEVEQLQLLWRADCTKRKPDELLVPDTVFFASEDKPCPEQSKPEEKTETVEEQSRYGRQRCNSDSVLKATNPDEILRSHEQLCIRRAEAVKKRGISLLNEVDAQYSALQVKYDELLQRCQQASDELSHKAVQTSSSPFASGRSRRRLSSSAALSDLSVLLEDGQQPEYKALFKEIFTCIQKTKEDLSGNEQPVRDDESSN from the exons ATGCTAACCGACATGATTTTGGAGGAAGAATTTGAGAAGAATGGAGAGTCTTGGTACAACCAGCAAGAGCTCGAACACG atCTTCATTTGGCAGCAGAGCTGGGGAAAACCCTCCTCGACAGAAACCATGACTTGGAGCAGGCCCTGCAGCAGATGTACTCCACCAACcaggagcagctgcaggaaatCGAG TACTTAACCAAGCAAGTGGAGCTGCTGCGTCAGATGAATGACCAGCATGCCAAAGTGTATGAGCAGCTAGACACGGCAGCCAGGGATCTGGAGCAAGGCAATCAGAGGCTGGTGCAGGACAACCGCATGGCCCAACACAAGATCCAAAA tTTAACTGAGACCATCGAAGCGCTTCAGACCCTCATGGAGGACCTGCAGGCCCAAGTCGGGGAACTAAAGACTGCAGAAGCAGAGCGAAATAAGAGAGAGCTGGCAGAGCAGAGGCGCAGCCTTGGAGCACAGAGCGTGTCCTGTCTTAAAGAGCTGTATGACTTGCACCATGACAG GTATCAAGCCAATGGCAGTCACCTTGTGGATGGACTCTGGTCACCTTATGGCTCGTTTCAAGACCGAAAAAAGCAACCAGACCCAGAGGAGGAGAACGCTGCTCTCCAGCGCTCCATCCAAACGCTTCAAAGCCAGATAGCTGCTGAGCGGAGCCGCAGGGAGGCTGCAGAGCGGGAGATGGAGTTGACAGCAAGGGAAAACAGCACCCTGGAACAGCAGCTGGTCCAGCTGTCAGGCTACCAGGCCAGACAAAAGGAGCTGGAGGCCGAAGTAGAACAGCTGCAGCTTCTGTGGCGCGCCGACTGCACCAAAag GAAACCTGACGAGCTGCTGGTGCCTGACACCGTATTCTTTGCCTCGGAGGACAAGCCCTGCCCAGAGCAAAGCAAGCCAGAGGAGAAGACTGAAACTGTCGAGGAGCAGAGCAGATACGGCCgacagaggtgcaacagtgACAGCGTGTTGAAGGCAACAAACCCAGATGAAATTCTCCGTAGTCACGAGCAGCTATGTATACGTCGAGCCGAGGCTGTGAAAAAGAGGGGCATCTCTCTGCTCAATGAGGTGGATGCACAGTACAGCGCACTGCAG GTGAAATACGATGAGCTGTTACAGCGATGCCAGCAAGCCTCAGACGAGCTCAGCCACAAAGCTGTCCAGACATCCAGCAGTCCCTTTGCCAGCGGCCGCTCCCGCCGCCGCCTGTCCAGCTCTGCAGCTCTGTCTGATCTGTCCGTGCTTCTTGAAGACGGCCAGCAGCCGGAGTACAAGGCTCTCTTCAAGGAGATCTTCACCTGCATCCAAAAGACCAAAGAGGACCTCAGCGGAAACGAACAACCGGTCAGGGACGATGAATCCTCCAACTGA